In the Triticum aestivum cultivar Chinese Spring chromosome 2B, IWGSC CS RefSeq v2.1, whole genome shotgun sequence genome, GCTAACTTATAAAAGGTGAGCTATCCTATTTTTTATTTGAAGAAGTTCATTAAATGAAAAGAAGTTTACATATTTTTTTAAAATGGTTTTTTAAAATGTTGTGAATTAAAAACTCTTTTTTAATCATTATTTTTAAAAGTATTCATGGATTTCAAATAATGTTTGTGATATTGAATAAGGTTCGcaaatttaaaaatatttgtgaactCTAAAAAATTTCACGGACTTAAAATAATTTGATGGatccaaaaaatattcatgaattctaaAAAAAACGATCATAGTTTTTTTATAAACATTCACTACTCTtaataaatgttcatgaattataTGTGAAAAAATAAATAGATAACTACAAGAatagataaataaataaagtatttttgtctacatagatagatagataagtCGTTTGTTGGCGAACAAGCATCTTATTAGCTTGTATGTATAATTATCTAAAAACAAAAACATTTGCGTACACTAGCATGTATGAAAAGTATAAATAAACTTTCCATCCTACTGTGCAAGGTCATTCCATAAACTTTCACCTGCTTTGTTTCAGAATTACTGCAGTTGGTTCCGCTCCTGGAGAATTGCTAGAAGAAAAATCACCAATACCCAACAAAGAGGCCGCAATTAGTTCTGACCCTGGGGAATTACCAGGAAAATCCCCGCCGCCCAACAAATCTTCATTGTGAGTACAGAAAAGTAATGAGCATTTCTTGTCCCATATGATGGAATTTGCTTGATCAAATTCCTTCTCACATTCACAAGCTATATGAGCTTCTCAGGGTAACGGTGGTCGTTGGTGGCGTCTTTGGAGCAGTATCCTTTTACGGACAGATGAGAGCAATGGAAGGTAAAAAAGTTCAATATATATCACCACTTGACGtttttattatttggatcttaGTGTGCATTCTTACTTCAACTTTTCTCTTTGCGCATAAATAACATACAATAGAGAATGTGGAGAAGACAGCAGAGGTAGCAATCGAGACTATCGAGAAAGCGGCGGATGTGGTTGACAAACTTGCTGACGAAGTCATAGCATTTCCTGGTAATGAAAACCTTAAGAAGGCAGCCTTCAGGATCAAAGCCATCGCGGGAGAGATAGAGAAGGATGCAGAGGAAGCCGAGGCCCTAATCCACAAGGTTAGGTTAACTGCCTATGAACGTCTTACTTCCCTATTTGTCTTTTCgttaagtgtatttttttagttgCGTCAAGTGCATCTTTGATTTGTAGGAAAAGTGAGAAAAAGCAAAGTTATAGGAAAATTTTCTTGGATGACACTGCTTAATTACATGTTTGGTTCAATGAATGGGTCGAATGAAAATACATGGTTCTTTTTTCCTTTGCTCTTCAGGGCCTCTTTGGTTTGCCGCTTTCTAAAAACACAAGAACATAAAATATAAGGAAATATGATATGTGCAAACCATAGGATTGAAAAATACAAGAATTTTATAAACATGcatgtttggttcacatgaatagGAGAATCCTAATAAGCACATTCAGATCAAGGTTGAACCACTTGAGAATGTATAATTAGAAGGATATTATGCCACTACAAACCTTGGTCTCGTAATTCACGTATAGGATTTCCAAAAGGTGGTCCAAGTGCATTTGAAAATTTCCTTTATTTTCTATTAAAGTTGAGATCAAAGGGAAATTCTATTTGTTTTTTCCTTTGCTTAATTTGTTTAAACATAATGTGCATCATTGAATGAAAAATTGATGTTActactattttcctccattttacttATGAACCAAATAGATCCTCAATGAAAATTGCAGGAATTTAACATTCATTTGGACCTTTTTTTGAATCACGAAGTATGAGGATGATTGGCCATTTGCATCCTAAGATGCAGAGGCCGGTGTTatccccttttcaaaaaaatagGAGGATGGGCTTTTAGTGCCATGAGAAAATTCTAATTATATATTTTCACGTGGCTTGGTTTTTATTTGACTGTGTTTATTaggattttcattttcttttgtctTCATGTAATTCATTCATGTGTTTTCAAATCTTTTGTTTTGAATATATTTCTTTCTTATTATTGTTTTTTATCTTCTATCCTTACCTTTTTTGAATTGAACTAAATATACCCTTAATCCAATGACCGAAATCCTCTAGGGAAAGTTTTGGTTGTACCTCCATACCAGTGTACCCTATATCCTCACCGTTCATTTTTGCATCAAAGTTCGCGCAATAAAACTTCTCTTTTTTTGTTATCCCACACAAAAGAACATTTGAACTCGAAACTTTGCAGATCAACATCACACAAGTGCTACCATGTGCAGAAAAGCTTTCGGATTTTTTGGCGCAacataaattttcaaaaaatgatacaattcattcaaaatttaaaatttgaCAAATTTATGTTTCATAAAAAAAATCAGAGACATTTTATATAAAGAGTGACACTTGTGTAAAGTTGATCTACAAAGTTTCAAGGTCAAATGTTCTCTTGTttggaagaaataaaaaaagaaaattctATATAAGGATAGCACGAACCTTGACGCAAACTAAATTGTCTAAGTAGATGATACACTGGTATGCGGTAAAAAATCTACACTCAATCCTCAAACGTATGGCACCTTGCCGTTGGGTGGCTGACATGTGGACCCGTATGTCAACCACCCAATGGCAGGGTGCACCAAGTTGGGGAAGCTGTGTCCCTCCTTAATCCAAGGAGTACCTAGCTCATGGTGTGGTGGTAGCGGTGCAACCGCGCACAAGTTACCTGTTTGCTGTAGTCGTTGTCTTTGCTCGCAAAATTGATTGTACTATATTTATTGTTGCTTAACTAACTCATGGTATGGTGGTGAAAATCACTACCTAGTGTAGTTCCTTGCTAAATTCATTAGTTAGAGACACGTGTTGATTTCTGAGAATGTAGCCTACTCTTGCCCGGGACTGTGAGACATGCATAGAGCACATGTAAATATCAAAATGAATAAACCCATCTAATAAAGAGTAGAACAATAACTTTACAGCAAAAAAGGGTAAAATAAATATCATCTTACGCTCAATGGCATTAGATGTCAACTAATTAATATCACTAAGAGTGTACATTGAGTAAAATGTGGAGTGAACTCTAGTTTTATCCTCTACTTAAACATTTTCTACATTAATAGCCCTATTCCTAGATTACCCCACTTAGCAAAAGTTTGCCCACTTTTACTCCTTCTAAATTTTTGAGAATGATCTAGCAGGTATTTCCTCCTACCTTTTCTTCCATGTGCACATAGAAAGGCTTAGTCAGACCGGGTTTTTTCACGGTCATCGGGTGTACATACACACTACATTGTGCAACTAGGCAACTAAATAGTTGCACGCGGTTCATGAGGTGGGTCTAACTCAGAGACGAGAACTGGTTTAGGGGTAGAAAAATGCAAAAGGTAGCACACCATGTATACCCGATGGCCGGGACCCACCTACCAGATCACTCCAAAATAATTAATGGAGTAAAAAATGGTAAAACTTTCACTAAATGGGGAAAAGATTGGAAACCACTTGTTAAATAGGAAAATTCAAATGAAAAACTATTACATGAGGTAATTATCGTATAAAAATGTCAATGTAAAAGGTAAAATTTGAAATTCACTCTAAAGCGTGAGGTGGTTACTATGCAAAGATGTTTGCTAACATATATCACTGATTCTATTCTAACTTTCTGCTTGGTTCAAACCAGGTTGAAGAGATAGAAAAGGAGGTGGATGCTGCAGTGGATACTTTCATGGGGAAGGGCATGAAGAAGGGATCGAGATGAATGGGATAAGAAATAAAAGTAACAGTTACTAATAGTAGAAGTTAACAAATAAATATAGGATCATCTTCTCATTGGATGGTAAGCCATATCGATGCATGCAGGCTTGCACACCCCGATTTTGAGTCCATTCTTTACCTATGTCCACGTTCTATGTTAGAAAATACAGGGGACACAAGCATAGTTTCTACCATGGCTATACCGAAACATACATGAAAAGTAGTCATATATGTACGAATATAGCTTTCTTCTTTGTTGTCCAGATCTCATAATGAGATTGAGTGTGTACAATTTACCATGCGTATGCAAGTAGAATTCCACAGGCCCTTCTTTTAGAGAGGGAAACTCTTTAGGGGGAGATCTGAATCCTAACACTCTTTTTTTTTCTAAATCCCAACACTTTGTTTCTTCCCCTAAATTTTGGACTTCTCTAAGCCTCGTCGTTACAATTCCTTCCACAAGTTTCTCTAGTGTGGATGCTTGGAGCAGTAAATATATCTGCTAGATTATCACATGGCTTAGTATGTTGTATATTTACCTTGTTCATCTTTGCAATTCATGAGCACAAGAACGTGTATGCCTCATGAGTGTAGTATTCACATAGCTAGTTTGAAGTTGCACAACACAAGctgcattatcttcatagatagtGGTCGGTGCTTTGGCAACAACATGTTCACATGATGTTTTTATTCGGCGTGTAATTATCCAAAGCCATATACATTCTTGTGATGATTGATATTATACAatttatttttggagttttttatGTGGATGCAAAACTATGCTTTGATGAATTCTAGAAAACCATAGTTCCTCCAATAAAATTACAGTACTCTAGGAAAAGTTTTCAGTGACAGGCCCTTAAACCGCTCCAACGATGGGTATCAGGACCTGTCAGTAACTTACCGTCAGTAGTGACTTACACACCACTGATGGGGGAGCGACATGTTTGGCGGGGGATTGCTCAGCTTTGATTGGCAACAAGACTTTAAGTGGAAATTATTCTGAGGCTAGCCAGAAATCAACAATGAGTTTCACCATGGATGGGCATGCGGTGAAATCCCACCAACTACCAAAAACTTGGTGATCCATGATGGAATGTCAGTGA is a window encoding:
- the LOC123045618 gene encoding uncharacterized protein isoform X1, whose protein sequence is MATLMSCVTSKTLAPCTPEVSRQQRDTCIWVSAHRRQIRIGLTMKSWGTSCTVPPMRIRGATRFRLFTSASHSARPLSFSLAPLLTYKRITAVGSAPGELLEEKSPIPNKEAAISSDPGELPGKSPPPNKSSLVTVVVGGVFGAVSFYGQMRAMEENVEKTAEVAIETIEKAADVVDKLADEVIAFPGNENLKKAAFRIKAIAGEIEKDAEEAEALIHKVEEIEKEVDAAVDTFMGKGMKKGSR
- the LOC123045618 gene encoding uncharacterized protein isoform X2, producing MATLMSCVTSKTLAPCTPEVSRQQRDTCIWVSAHRRQIRIGLTMKSWGTSCTVPPMRIRGATRITAVGSAPGELLEEKSPIPNKEAAISSDPGELPGKSPPPNKSSLVTVVVGGVFGAVSFYGQMRAMEENVEKTAEVAIETIEKAADVVDKLADEVIAFPGNENLKKAAFRIKAIAGEIEKDAEEAEALIHKVEEIEKEVDAAVDTFMGKGMKKGSR